In Blastopirellula sediminis, the following proteins share a genomic window:
- a CDS encoding PDZ domain-containing protein: MKMHAFQICCLTGFISAFTCVLSYGQEAPPIPLVAHRDANGIAIEYRLGVQGEFSQAGGLKISWVDDNGPCQWMRAEQGNGYSALQVGDTILSVDDTILRTLDQTRKLVTQGAIDNSGTVRVTVVDETTKRRSRYIVSPTRLKFLPEAKRKIPENIRASGVRMIIVGQSSDPDIGVAVETSVGKLISLLEFDRNRIVNRDLMPFGESVALPELKEIALLTGDQAAAGTIVQTIRNMNVQPTEAFVFFYFGHGAFRPNAQPDDPSGGHYFAMRNTTGSDLPRTVVAKEIWKKGARLSVLISDSCNVEAPIVSPYYPPQDSYSGDNWALGNLFLDHAGGIDINSASRNSFGWADDGTGLWFTHAFCQVADPTKYGDADFVGWGTFLMHVASVSDAYFQERKRGAPNNQALSEQENLLPEAFNISLIRTDGKNY, translated from the coding sequence ATGAAGATGCATGCGTTTCAGATTTGCTGTCTTACGGGTTTTATCTCAGCATTTACGTGCGTACTTTCCTATGGTCAAGAAGCGCCGCCGATACCGTTGGTCGCCCATAGGGACGCTAACGGAATCGCAATTGAATATCGCCTTGGCGTCCAAGGTGAGTTCAGCCAAGCAGGAGGATTGAAAATAAGTTGGGTCGATGATAACGGGCCATGTCAATGGATGAGGGCTGAGCAGGGAAACGGGTACTCAGCGCTTCAGGTGGGCGACACCATTCTGAGTGTCGACGATACCATCCTTAGGACTCTTGATCAGACGCGGAAGTTGGTTACTCAGGGAGCAATCGACAACTCTGGAACAGTTCGCGTTACCGTGGTGGACGAAACGACGAAACGTCGTTCTCGATATATTGTTTCCCCTACTCGGCTGAAGTTCTTACCCGAAGCCAAAAGAAAGATACCTGAAAACATTCGCGCTAGCGGCGTGCGCATGATAATTGTAGGACAATCGTCCGATCCGGACATTGGTGTCGCGGTCGAGACAAGCGTCGGCAAACTGATCTCTCTTCTGGAATTTGATCGCAACAGGATCGTAAATCGCGACTTAATGCCGTTTGGAGAATCCGTCGCCCTACCAGAACTAAAGGAAATTGCGTTGCTTACAGGCGACCAGGCCGCCGCAGGGACGATTGTTCAGACTATTCGAAATATGAACGTCCAGCCCACCGAAGCATTTGTATTTTTCTATTTTGGTCATGGCGCTTTTAGGCCGAATGCTCAGCCGGACGACCCGTCTGGTGGTCATTATTTCGCAATGCGTAACACCACGGGTTCGGACCTGCCCAGAACAGTGGTAGCGAAGGAAATATGGAAAAAGGGCGCAAGACTTTCGGTACTGATTTCGGACTCATGCAACGTCGAGGCTCCAATCGTATCACCTTACTATCCGCCGCAAGACTCATATTCGGGCGACAATTGGGCGCTCGGAAATCTTTTCCTCGACCATGCTGGAGGGATAGATATAAACAGCGCTTCACGAAATTCATTTGGCTGGGCCGACGACGGAACAGGCTTGTGGTTTACGCATGCATTCTGTCAAGTCGCCGACCCAACTAAATACGGCGACGCGGATTTTGTGGGATGGGGTACTTTTTTGATGCACGTCGCGAGCGTTTCCGACGCATATTTTCAAGAGAGGAAAAGGGGCGCTCCTAACAATCAAGCATTAAGCGAGCAAGAAAACTTACTGCCTGAAGCGTTCAATATCAGCTTGATCCGCACCGATGGCAAAAACTATTAA
- a CDS encoding aldo/keto reductase, translating to MERRQIADTSLYVSPVALGCWPLTGMTSPGVTEADSRATVAAALDLGINFFDTAFAYGAAGESERYIAEVIAERRDEYVIATKAGLHWKDGKQQRDARPDTIRREVAESLRRLKSDRVEILYLHAPDRSTPIEETAATFRHLQEQGAAIAIGVSNLTLSETIEFHQVCPIQIIQPPYNMLFRGAEVDLIPWCRENNVAVACYWPLMKGLLAGKMTLDQKFESFDSRPKYPCFRGEEYAKNLELVEKLRAMAERIGKTVSQLVIRWTIDQPGVTAALCGAKRVDQLEENAGALDWELSLAEEAEIALLLRDRGMPYVVATE from the coding sequence ATGGAACGCCGTCAAATCGCCGACACTTCGCTGTACGTCTCGCCCGTCGCGCTCGGTTGCTGGCCCCTGACCGGCATGACCAGCCCCGGCGTTACCGAAGCGGACAGTCGCGCCACCGTCGCCGCGGCGCTCGACCTGGGGATCAACTTCTTCGACACAGCCTTCGCCTACGGCGCCGCCGGCGAAAGCGAACGCTACATCGCCGAAGTGATTGCTGAGCGTCGCGACGAATACGTCATCGCCACCAAGGCCGGGCTTCACTGGAAAGACGGCAAACAGCAGCGCGACGCTCGCCCCGACACGATCCGCCGCGAAGTCGCAGAGTCGCTACGCCGTCTGAAGTCCGACCGAGTCGAGATCCTCTATCTGCACGCCCCGGACCGAAGCACGCCGATCGAAGAAACCGCCGCCACGTTTCGTCATCTGCAAGAGCAAGGCGCGGCGATCGCCATCGGGGTGTCGAATCTTACGCTGAGCGAAACGATCGAGTTTCACCAGGTCTGCCCGATTCAGATCATTCAGCCCCCGTACAACATGCTGTTTCGTGGGGCCGAAGTCGACCTGATTCCGTGGTGTCGCGAAAACAACGTCGCGGTCGCTTGTTATTGGCCGCTGATGAAGGGCCTGCTCGCCGGCAAAATGACGCTCGATCAAAAGTTCGAATCGTTCGACAGCCGCCCGAAGTATCCATGTTTTCGGGGCGAAGAGTACGCCAAGAACCTGGAACTGGTCGAAAAGCTGCGGGCCATGGCCGAACGGATCGGCAAGACCGTTTCGCAGCTCGTCATTCGTTGGACGATCGATCAGCCGGGCGTCACCGCAGCCCTGTGCGGAGCCAAACGGGTCGATCAGCTAGAAGAGAACGCGGGCGCACTCGACTGGGAATTGTCGTTGGCCGAAGAAGCGGAAATCGCACTCCTCTTGCGCGACCGCGGCATGCCGTACGTCGTCGCCACCGAATAG
- a CDS encoding pyroglutamyl-peptidase I family protein, with protein sequence MKRILVTGFEPFGELATNCTELALRELTLADLAPDFEVEQIILPVDYAAAGAQLADLYREKSYAATLHFGQSGKARQAEFEMFAINWKHVGAAEPGPLDQAGPHAFRTGLDHPSWLDAMRAADVQGELSFHAGTYLCNAVYYWSLQQSEQIGNPGHALFVHVPLAAEQGPLASGEWPVARIQTMMAATFVWLADQVA encoded by the coding sequence ATGAAACGGATCCTGGTCACCGGCTTTGAGCCCTTCGGCGAACTCGCCACCAACTGCACCGAGCTGGCGCTGCGCGAGTTGACGCTGGCCGATCTGGCGCCTGACTTCGAAGTAGAACAAATCATCCTACCCGTCGACTACGCCGCCGCCGGTGCCCAACTCGCCGATCTCTATCGCGAAAAGTCGTACGCCGCGACGCTCCACTTCGGCCAGTCCGGCAAGGCACGTCAGGCCGAGTTCGAGATGTTCGCGATCAATTGGAAACATGTCGGCGCCGCCGAACCCGGCCCGCTCGACCAGGCCGGTCCACATGCGTTTCGCACCGGTCTCGATCATCCGAGTTGGCTCGACGCAATGCGTGCGGCCGACGTCCAAGGGGAACTCAGCTTTCACGCCGGCACCTATCTCTGCAACGCGGTTTACTACTGGAGCCTGCAGCAGAGCGAGCAGATCGGCAATCCTGGCCACGCTCTCTTTGTGCATGTTCCCTTGGCGGCCGAACAGGGTCCGCTCGCCTCAGGCGAATGGCCGGTCGCGCGGATTCAGACGATGATGGCGGCGACGTTCGTTTGGTTGGCGGATCAGGTCGCGTAG